The genomic stretch AAGATAAttgaaagtaattatttaatagttgTTACAGTAACATATATACTTTCAACATCTTACAGATACAATAGTAAGATGATTATAtgctacataaaaaatatatgaaacattgaCTTAACCTAAAGGCTGATCAGCAGTTCGCACACGTTCCCATTCCTCTTGTCGCATTCGTCGTTGTTCGGCAAGTTCGGCCTCTGATATAAAACCCGAGCTCATTTTCACTGTTTATAATAACCGTCTTCTATGTAAAGGACAGAACTAtaacgtttatattttttatacacctCGATGAAGCTATACCGAGcttgaatgaaataatttaaaacacgtTACACATATTATGGCGCATGCattctgttaaataaaaataacaatttcaaattgtatttaaaacattttttgtataacgatCACTCCGTAATATTGTGGaagactaaaaaatatatttactggATGAATTGATAATTAACAGAAATGTAAAGCAATGAATTATTTGGTCAACTATTATTAATGGAGAATTCATGGCGGATACAAAATGCGATTGATATGAGAAATGGCCATATACCGCCATCTATATGcactttaaaaaagagaattaactacgtcaaattaatttttcgattttcggTAAGATCGTTGCCTGATTCGTGCTTGTTACCATTTAtactaataatacataataatttaaataatattagaaaattataagcgCACCCTACGtgctgtaaattttataaaatctatattgttattatattctttattacattatactgcttattttatataaagaaaaacataagTATGAATGctatcaataatattgaaaatattaaataaaagtataaattcaaacataaaatataataaatttctcgcataaaaaaaaaattaattaatttaaatctctctctctctctttctagatATCGTGTTAACAGACTAGAAATtttgcttataaaatattaatttattatataaatataatttatgtagaaaTCATTACtatgtgtttattataaaaaattataaaaatatattgtttttttatacaaagaatTGAGcagaatcaaatataaaatgtacaatatatataattacatgcaCACCACACGCACGtacaatacatacaaatatacaatatattttaagagttataaatgaaatattatataatcatattttatgtaaaaaatcttgaatattatatattattttggttatatatataaccaaaataatatgtaatattcaagattttttatattttatatatatatatatataaaattaatgtatataacatgtgtatatttctgtttatcaatagtttatatatacatatatatatatatatatatatataaactattgataaacatagaaatatatacacacacatgttaTATAcagtaatttaacatttttggaATGTAAAATTCTTTGGTTTCTTTCCACAGCTCTATGGAATTCAAACATTGCGTGGTTAACATTTTTGACGACTTGTTTTAGCAAGCATAGCCTTTCCAgtttttgattgatttattctACCTAGTTGTTTGCTTATGAAATCACCAATTTCtaccattttatttaaatctatgcCAGTCTCTAGCCCTTGTCcttgtagaaaatataacaaatccTCTGTGGCGACATTTCCTGAAGCACCAGCAGCATATGGGCATCCACCAAGTCCAGCAACTGAAGAATCAAAGACTCTTATACCATTTTCAAGACCTGTGTATATGTTTACCAGAGCCTGTCCATATGTATCATGACAGTGTAGTGCATAGTAACTCATGTTATTCCAAGCAATATGACGCAACTCATTCAAGACACGTTCAATTTTCTTTGGCAGTCCAGTACCTATGGTATCGCCCAGAGAAACTTCATAACATCCGCAATCTAACATTATTGAAGCCAAATGTGCTGTGATGGCTGGTTTGATTCCTCCTTCATAAGGACAATCAACAATGCAGGATACATAGCCACGGATTCTGATATCATGCTTCTTTGCCTCCTCAATAACAACCTTGAAATTCTTTATACTCTCTTCAATAGAGCAGTTGGTATTCGTCTTGGAAAAAGTCTCCGACGCTGCACCAAACACTGCAATTTCTTTTACGCCTGCCGCGATAGCACTCTCCAAGCCTTTCAGATTTGGTACTAGTACTGGATAGGATATACCGTGTCTTTTCTCAATTTGTCGAAAAACTTGTGCGTTGTCCGCCATCTGAGGAATCCATTTCGGGGATACAAAACTTGTAACTTCAATACTCCTCAATCCGGTCGTTGACAGTCTGTCGATCAAATTGACTTTGACTTCGGTAGGCACTATTTTCCTCTCGTTTTGCAACCCATCTCGTGGTGCAACTTCAACAATCTTTACAAAATCGCCAGATTGATTTGACGTGTAGCATCTAACGTGACTGCGAATCCTCGACATCAATTGCAATATTGTCTGCTTCGGCAATAATTCTATCATTTTGGGcgcaaaaaatttacgatagttatttgtcataataactaaaatatacaaaaaaaactttgttaaaaaaaatcgtgctacttaaaaatattacactatTTACAACTTATGTAACGAGGTTATTGCATATGCCTGTGTCTATGTCTATGAAATCTAAAAGAAAGGCAGTTTATTTGCTAGTGTAGAATCTTTATGCTAGTGCTTTTCggattcgaaaataataaagtgtaCTACACTTGACTTTATATATTCGAAgatttgattgaccaatcaggacgAAAGACTCCTTTGTTCTAATTGGTCAAACGGTTCAAAATTTTCGTAGCAAATGTATAGTGAAAACTATAATCAATCTGTCCCATTCTCGTATTCGAGAGTATCGCGAACGTTGGCGGGAAGTCGGTACGTCTAAATAAAGAGTTCAGGTTATGTTATATTGTTTCAATTGAGCATTttatgcgaatatatatagCCGTAAAAATGGATAAAAGTGACGAAAATGGGATAGAAAAGGATAATCAAGAAAAGGAGGAAGATTCGCAGGAAGATACAGTTGATGTCATTACGTGCAAGGAGGATTTAAATCCGTTTTTCGTGCAGAGCGACCACAGCATCAATAAGGTTCATTTTTCGGAggtaattacttttataatatgaaaatatatatatatatatatatatatatatatatatatatatatatatattgtgtacatGATAGCCCTGTAGTACATCAAACATAAAcatggatatatttttgttattataacaaatagcTTAGGACATCTTTTTTTGGCAATTTTTTGACAACTCTTTTtatgaacaattttattttgtaagttGAATATA from Cataglyphis hispanica isolate Lineage 1 chromosome 11, ULB_Chis1_1.0, whole genome shotgun sequence encodes the following:
- the LOC126852787 gene encoding hydroxymethylglutaryl-CoA lyase, mitochondrial isoform X2, with the translated sequence MSRIRSHVRCYTSNQSGDFVKIVEVAPRDGLQNERKIVPTEVKVNLIDRLSTTGLRSIEVTSFVSPKWIPQMADNAQVFRQIEKRHGISYPVLVPNLKGLESAIAAGVKEIAVFGAASETFSKTNTNCSIEESIKNFKVVIEEAKKHDIRIRGYVSCIVDCPYEGGIKPAITAHLASIMLDCGCYEVSLGDTIGTGLPKKIERVLNELRHIAWNNMSYYALHCHDTYGQALVNIYTGLENGIRVFDSSVAGLGGCPYAAGASGNVATEDLLYFLQGQGLETGIDLNKMVEIGDFISKQLGRINQSKTGKAMLAKTSRQKC
- the LOC126852787 gene encoding hydroxymethylglutaryl-CoA lyase, mitochondrial isoform X1, whose product is MTNNYRKFFAPKMIELLPKQTILQLMSRIRSHVRCYTSNQSGDFVKIVEVAPRDGLQNERKIVPTEVKVNLIDRLSTTGLRSIEVTSFVSPKWIPQMADNAQVFRQIEKRHGISYPVLVPNLKGLESAIAAGVKEIAVFGAASETFSKTNTNCSIEESIKNFKVVIEEAKKHDIRIRGYVSCIVDCPYEGGIKPAITAHLASIMLDCGCYEVSLGDTIGTGLPKKIERVLNELRHIAWNNMSYYALHCHDTYGQALVNIYTGLENGIRVFDSSVAGLGGCPYAAGASGNVATEDLLYFLQGQGLETGIDLNKMVEIGDFISKQLGRINQSKTGKAMLAKTSRQKC